One window of the Cryptomeria japonica chromosome 7, Sugi_1.0, whole genome shotgun sequence genome contains the following:
- the LOC131076416 gene encoding probable serine/threonine-protein kinase PBL2 produces MGCFMGQRNKKKQAEQSVVRSDRTVNLYDNKPVLLPEPARGSGADSQEAQSHNGGPHSGPPSFRRKVRTVQHVNWLINNRPSPRALSAPSSFSRTEQDSHKELYGKLEQEEEKPQRVSPPPLGTKRALSVSEAVQPNRNSSQSGPVSPISAPVGSDRKAFCGQPVPLPSPTSLHENSCTVRSTARETASCSSPLNSASLGTGLKKFGSLKGSSNFKSSGLVPNSEPMPLPPPKDMLNLRSFTYEELSSACNNFSQEYCFYEGQASLVYKASIRDELSGQMIDVAITRFVATSQNFKEFINDVNTIALLQHQNLCKLIGYHARENACERMLIYEMLPHGSLDQLLYGRANGLPIDWCTRMRIALGAAQGLAYLHEEGPFQAMYSDFKAANIQIDKDFSAKLTDYGFASCTQEIDSVSNSSTAAAYFAPETLPRGLLTPKSNVWSFGIVLLELLTGRQNMGNSYPKEERNLVKWTKFFLTDECRLSLIMDPKLKGRFSGKAAKIVADLALRCLQKEPFERPTMRVAVEVLKSVQDMKYSSKFPLKEPTSPKNENTQQISKQLASSPPRTSFVAVPTRLFQSQPLIVTRDSTPCMPEQPISRSPSLNKLIISSPSHTASDIALSPLRPLKPLVVPSRSCASTFALEEVLIKQCKETASPRQQPTRVEGF; encoded by the exons ATGGGGTGCTTCATGGGCCAGAGAAATAAAAAGAAACAGGCTGAACAAAGTGTGGTTAGAAGTGACAGAACAGTGAATCTCTATGACAACAAGCCAGTACTTTTGCCAGAGCCTGCGCGAGGTAGTGGGGCTGATTCACAAGAAGCTCAAAGCCATAACGGGGGACCGCATTCTGGTCCTCCAAGCTTCAGGAGAAAAGTGAGAACAGTACAGCATGTTAACTGGTTGATCAACAATAGGCCCAGCCCCAGAGCCTTATCCGCACCATCTAGCTTCAGTAGGACAGAACAAGATTCCCATAAGGAACTATATGGAAAATTGGAGCAAGAAGAAGAGAAACCACAGAGAGTTTCTCCACCTCCACTTGGTACAAAGCGAGCACTTTCGGTTTCTGAAGCAGTACAACCCAATAGGAACTCTTCTCAGTCTGGACCAGTGAGCCCAATATCTGCTCCTGTAGGCTCAGACAGAAAGGCATTTTGTGGCCAGCCAGTCCCTCTTCCATCTCCTACCTCCCTTCATGAAAATAGCTGTACTGTACGCAGCACTGCCCGTGAAACAGCCTCATGCTCATCACCTTTGAACTCTGCATCTCTCGGCACAGGTCTTAAGAAATTTGGAAGCCTTAAAGGCAGCAGCAACTTCAAGAGCTCTGGGCTTGTTCCAAATTCTGAACCGATGCCTCTTCCACCCCCAAAGGATATGTTGAATCTCCGTTCATTCACATATGAAGAGCTTTCCAGTGCTTGCAATAATTTTTCACAGGAGTACTGTTTTTATGAAGGTCAGGCATCTCTGGTGTATAAAGCTTCTATTAGAGATGAGTTATCAGGACAGATGATTGATGTGGCAATTACTCGTTTTGTTGCTACTTCTCAG AACTTTAAGGAGTTTATTAACGATGTCAATACAATAGCTTTGCTACAACATCAAAACTTATGCAAATTAATTGGTTACCATGCCCGGGAAAATGCTTGTGAGCGTATGTTGATTTATGAAATGCTCCCGCATGGAAGTCTGGATCAACTTCTTTATGGTAGAGCTAATGGGCTACCTATTGATTGGTGTACAAGAATGAGAATTGCTCTTGGTGCAGCTCAAGGACTTGCTTACTTGCATGAAGAAGGACCTTTCCAG GCTATGTACAGTGATTTTAAGGCTGCAAACATTCAGATTGACAAAGATTTCAGTGCAAAGCTTACTGATTATGGATTTGCTAGCTGCACTCAGGAGATAGATTCTGTCAGTAATTCTTCTACG GCAGCAGCATATTTCGCACCTGAAACTTTGCCACGAGGATTGTTGACACCCAAGAGTAATGTTTGGAGTTTTGGGATAGTTCTTCTGGAATTATTGACTGGACGCCAGAACATGGGAAATTCCTATCCAAAGGAGGAGAGGAACCTGGTCAAATGGACAAAGTTCTTCCTTACTGATGAATGCAGACTCTCTCTAATCATGGATCCAAAGTTGAAAGGTCGATTCTCAGGGAAAGCAGCAAAGATAGTGGCAGACCTTGCCCTGAGGTGTTTACAGAAGGAACCATTTGAGAGGCCCACAATGAGAGTAGCTGTGGAAGTGCTAAAATCAGTCCAGGACATGAAATACTCATCCAAGTTTCCCTTGAAGGAGCCAACAAGCCCCAAGAATGAAAATACACAGCAAATTTCCAAACAATTAGCATCATCTCCACCAAGGACATCATTTGTGGCAGTGCCTACTCGCCTATTTCAATCTCAGCCCCTAATAGTAACCAGAGACTCAACACCATGCATGCCAGAGCAACCCATATCTAGATCTCCCAGCTTAAACAAATTGATAATCTCATCCCCTTCACACACTGCATCAGATATAGCACTGAGCCCATTGAGACCGCTGAAACCACTTGTTGTGCCATCCAGATCATGTGCATCAACTTTTGCACTGGAGGAAGTTCTTATCAAGCAATGCAAAGAAACTGCTTCTCCAAGGCAGCAGCCTACTAGAGTTGAAGGATTCTAG